A genomic region of Thermodesulfobium narugense DSM 14796 contains the following coding sequences:
- a CDS encoding NAD+ synthase gives MKIVIGQVNPIIGNFEYNFKLIQDAYKKGLEVNADLVVLPEMVVTGYPPKDLLERDNFCKRAFKYNELIVDLTKDIPILFGSIQENDKVGRKIYNVGILAKNRKIIGCARKILLPYYDVFDETRYFEPGDSPFFINIANKNILITICEDLWGLGKEGYLYGKNPIKDALCKNKDKQKIDLAINISASPYHYMKFNQRKEIFSNITKEFKFDLLYVNCVGANDELIFDGASFFMTSMGELRYLASFFEEDISYLDTDIISFESHSLNENFDVTELMYKALVFGLKEYGKKTNFNGAVLGLSGGIDSSLTACIACDAFGSDNVMGLIMNSPYNSKESLEDALELSKNLNIRSVIIPIEPLMKSYDESLADIFKGYKKDVTEENLQARIRGNLLMAVSNKFGKLLLSTGNKSEMAVGYTTLYGDLAGGLAVISDVYKEDVYKIARWINSKKKVIPERVFIKKPSAELRPGQYDQEKLPPYEILDKILKLFIEEAKSINEIISYGFDRNTVTEVVSMVIKNEYKRRQAPPTLKVTGKAFGYGRRYPIAMRPKLEDI, from the coding sequence TTGAAGATAGTTATTGGTCAAGTTAATCCCATTATTGGGAATTTTGAATACAATTTTAAATTAATACAGGATGCTTACAAAAAAGGATTAGAAGTTAATGCTGATCTTGTAGTATTACCTGAGATGGTAGTGACTGGTTATCCACCTAAGGATTTGTTAGAGAGAGATAATTTTTGCAAAAGAGCTTTTAAATATAACGAACTGATTGTTGATTTAACTAAAGATATCCCAATCCTTTTTGGTTCTATTCAGGAAAACGATAAAGTAGGTAGAAAAATTTATAATGTAGGAATTTTGGCTAAAAATAGAAAAATTATTGGCTGTGCAAGGAAGATTCTTTTACCATATTATGACGTATTTGATGAAACAAGATATTTTGAACCTGGAGATAGTCCATTTTTTATAAATATAGCAAACAAAAATATTCTTATAACAATTTGTGAGGATTTATGGGGGTTAGGAAAGGAAGGATATTTATATGGCAAAAATCCTATTAAGGACGCACTGTGTAAAAATAAAGATAAGCAAAAAATTGATTTAGCAATTAATATATCAGCATCACCATATCACTATATGAAGTTTAATCAAAGAAAAGAAATTTTTTCAAATATTACTAAAGAATTCAAATTTGATCTGCTTTACGTGAATTGTGTTGGAGCAAATGATGAATTAATTTTTGATGGTGCAAGTTTTTTTATGACGAGTATGGGTGAACTAAGATATTTAGCATCTTTTTTTGAAGAAGATATTTCATATTTAGATACCGACATAATAAGTTTTGAAAGTCATTCTTTAAATGAAAATTTTGATGTTACCGAACTAATGTATAAGGCTTTAGTATTTGGTTTAAAGGAGTACGGGAAAAAAACGAATTTTAATGGAGCAGTATTAGGACTTAGTGGTGGGATAGACTCTTCATTAACTGCTTGTATAGCATGTGATGCTTTTGGCAGTGATAATGTAATGGGTCTTATTATGAATTCCCCCTACAATTCAAAGGAGAGTTTAGAAGATGCCTTAGAACTTTCTAAAAATCTAAACATTAGGTCCGTTATAATTCCGATTGAACCGTTAATGAAATCTTATGATGAATCTTTAGCAGATATTTTTAAAGGATATAAAAAAGATGTTACAGAAGAGAATCTTCAGGCACGAATAAGAGGAAATTTATTAATGGCTGTCTCAAACAAATTTGGAAAGCTTTTGTTAAGTACTGGGAATAAATCTGAAATGGCAGTTGGTTATACAACGTTATATGGCGACTTGGCAGGCGGTTTAGCTGTTATTTCAGATGTATACAAAGAAGATGTTTATAAAATAGCAAGATGGATAAATTCTAAGAAAAAAGTTATTCCTGAAAGAGTTTTTATAAAAAAACCTTCTGCTGAATTAAGACCGGGGCAATATGATCAAGAAAAATTGCCACCTTATGAAATTTTGGATAAAATTTTAAAATTATTTATTGAAGAAGCAAAATCAATAAATGAAATTATTTCTTATGGTTTCGATCGAAATACTGTGACAGAAGTAGTTTCAATGGTTATTAAGAATGAGTATAAAAGAAGACAGGCTCCTCCTACTTTAAAGGTTACGGGAAAAGCTTTTGGCTATGGCAGAAGGTATCCAATAGCTATGAGGCCAAAGTTAGAGGATATATAA
- the ribD gene encoding bifunctional diaminohydroxyphosphoribosylaminopyrimidine deaminase/5-amino-6-(5-phosphoribosylamino)uracil reductase RibD, whose translation MSEKYVKSEMVLHESFMKKALDLALNGKYYTSPNPMVGCIVVKDKKIISQGYHRAYGEPHAEANALKPKYIDFSGADLYVTLEPCLHYGKTPSCTSKIISSGIKRVFIATLDPNPKMNGKSVEILKYAGIEVYTGILEKEARFINRHFFKAMEKSMPWLIYKCAMTLDGKTADHNFKSKYISSVKSRKYVHELRAECDAIIVGYRTAIFDDPLLNIRLKGVQKKVNRVIIDPKAALPKDLMVFNTPNEGHTILVIQKGFRNKVTDQIESQGVEVLEVEEKNFYVDLMKELFKKNLIKILLEGGGSLACHMLKNRLIDELNFFIAPKILGGKNSPTPFSGAGFEIDQNTVVLDSLKTKKIGTDILITSLVKYN comes from the coding sequence ATGTCGGAAAAATATGTTAAAAGTGAAATGGTTTTGCATGAATCTTTTATGAAAAAGGCTCTAGATCTTGCATTAAATGGAAAATATTACACATCTCCTAATCCCATGGTGGGCTGTATTGTGGTAAAAGACAAAAAAATTATTTCTCAGGGCTATCATAGAGCTTACGGTGAACCCCATGCTGAAGCAAATGCCTTAAAACCGAAATATATAGACTTTAGTGGTGCTGATTTATACGTTACATTGGAACCATGTCTTCATTACGGTAAAACTCCTTCTTGTACTTCAAAGATAATTTCTTCTGGAATAAAAAGAGTATTTATAGCTACCCTTGATCCAAACCCTAAAATGAACGGAAAATCTGTTGAAATATTAAAATATGCTGGGATAGAAGTTTATACGGGTATCTTAGAAAAAGAAGCTAGGTTTATTAACAGGCATTTTTTTAAAGCAATGGAAAAATCAATGCCATGGTTGATATATAAGTGTGCTATGACTTTGGACGGTAAAACTGCAGACCATAATTTCAAAAGTAAATATATATCTTCAGTTAAATCAAGAAAATATGTTCATGAACTTCGTGCTGAGTGTGATGCAATTATAGTTGGTTATAGGACTGCAATTTTTGATGATCCGCTTTTAAATATAAGACTGAAAGGAGTGCAAAAGAAGGTAAATAGAGTAATAATAGATCCAAAAGCTGCTCTTCCAAAGGATTTAATGGTTTTTAATACACCTAATGAGGGGCACACAATTCTTGTAATACAAAAAGGTTTTAGAAATAAGGTAACAGATCAGATTGAAAGTCAAGGGGTAGAGGTACTTGAAGTAGAAGAAAAAAATTTTTATGTAGATCTAATGAAAGAACTTTTTAAGAAGAACCTTATAAAAATTTTGCTTGAAGGAGGGGGTTCCCTTGCTTGCCATATGTTGAAAAACAGATTAATTGATGAATTAAACTTTTTCATTGCTCCAAAGATTTTAGGTGGTAAAAATTCACCTACACCATTTTCTGGAGCAGGATTTGAGATTGATCAAAACACAGTAGTACTAGATTCGTTGAAGACAAAAAAGATAGGCACTGACATTTTAATTACCTCGCTTGTCAAATATAATTAA
- the pgeF gene encoding peptidoglycan editing factor PgeF, whose translation MSEQLNYPFIFNSQSLIQDERLLHLGIKHGFSTRLNGVSQKPYDSLNLSFQTGDLPENVIENRKILSSQTHVETSWCEAEQIHSFYVAQVSSAETIKRADGLITSKNNLPLFVKTADCYPVLITEKRRSFIAVLHIGWRGLYKGIIESFFDIIKFGRIKPQNLIVSIGPGISWKHLEVDKDIAESFEAHEDLSFHVKKHEEKYFIDIAGGIEHIFRKYDVFDICSLKLCTYEREDLFFSYRRSKVTGRQGAIISF comes from the coding sequence ATGAGTGAACAATTGAATTATCCTTTTATTTTCAATTCTCAATCACTTATACAGGATGAAAGGCTTTTGCATTTAGGAATAAAACATGGATTTTCAACAAGATTAAACGGAGTAAGCCAAAAGCCATATGATAGTTTGAACTTATCTTTTCAAACAGGCGATTTGCCTGAAAATGTTATTGAAAATCGCAAAATATTAAGCTCACAAACACATGTTGAAACTAGTTGGTGTGAGGCAGAACAAATTCACTCGTTCTACGTTGCACAAGTTTCTAGTGCAGAAACTATAAAAAGAGCAGATGGGTTAATCACTTCTAAAAACAATTTACCCCTTTTTGTAAAAACAGCTGACTGTTATCCTGTTCTTATTACAGAAAAGAGAAGAAGCTTTATTGCAGTGCTCCACATTGGTTGGAGAGGATTATATAAAGGCATAATAGAATCTTTTTTTGATATAATAAAATTTGGAAGAATCAAACCTCAAAATCTCATTGTCTCAATTGGACCTGGGATATCATGGAAACATCTCGAAGTTGATAAAGATATTGCAGAATCATTTGAAGCTCATGAAGACCTCTCTTTTCACGTAAAAAAACATGAAGAAAAGTATTTTATTGACATAGCAGGTGGAATTGAACATATATTTAGAAAATATGACGTTTTTGATATTTGTTCATTAAAACTTTGTACATACGAAAGAGAAGACCTTTTCTTTTCATATCGCAGAAGTAAAGTTACCGGAAGACAAGGGGCAATAATATCATTTTAA
- a CDS encoding AAA family ATPase, which yields MQNEILNPNFTSGIIKKLIIDNAIIIDNIKIELSSKINALTGETGAGKSLITGAIASFLGEKIVFTPKKTESPSTITLEITGFYKNESDEIKQDDIKITKITNQNGKSTFYVNDKISNLKTIKSILEFVEVTGQHSNQSVLKKSYQNEIFDSFSNTTSLRKLYQKAFENYKALSEKLYKINSNLDELKNRKEILQDLLKIIEKENFYPGEISELIQEKDSLKQYELINEGLQKILEIVSYPSSFSDYMSSISIEIKKLSKYEEIDDLLNSFINFKSSYENFCEQVEAKIQKMPDFTNRLMYIQDRLSSAEKIRRILKLQEISQIEAAKNNIESEINKILDLEREKELLEIELENSKKEILKLSGEISKKRAENIETFSYMVENQLKDLDIPNARFMAIFSEPFSEIKIDNKSFSKYGAEEVEFYFSANPEMPLETLNKVASGGELSRIVIALELLKNEKDKNCKTFIFDEIDAGIGGFAAVKLREKLIELSKYNQILIITHQANIAACADLHFKIIKDQKNNITRVFVKKLHRDERLEELSRMLSGNVSEYGLKHAKELLK from the coding sequence ATGCAAAATGAAATATTGAATCCAAATTTTACTTCTGGAATAATTAAGAAATTAATAATTGATAATGCCATAATAATTGATAATATCAAAATTGAGCTTAGTTCGAAAATAAATGCATTAACCGGGGAAACAGGTGCGGGAAAATCTTTGATAACTGGAGCTATAGCCTCATTTTTGGGAGAAAAAATCGTATTTACTCCCAAAAAAACTGAGAGTCCTTCAACTATAACCTTAGAAATTACCGGATTTTATAAAAATGAATCGGATGAGATAAAACAAGATGATATTAAAATAACAAAAATTACAAACCAAAACGGTAAAAGTACTTTTTACGTAAACGATAAAATATCAAATTTAAAAACAATTAAATCTATTCTTGAATTTGTTGAAGTAACTGGTCAACATTCAAATCAATCAGTTCTTAAAAAGTCTTACCAAAACGAAATATTTGATTCTTTTTCAAATACTACTTCATTAAGAAAGTTATACCAGAAAGCTTTTGAAAATTATAAAGCTTTATCAGAAAAACTTTATAAAATAAATTCGAATTTAGATGAACTAAAGAACAGAAAGGAGATTTTACAAGACCTCTTAAAAATAATAGAAAAAGAGAACTTTTATCCTGGGGAAATTAGCGAGTTAATACAAGAAAAAGATAGCCTTAAACAGTATGAATTAATAAATGAAGGACTTCAAAAAATCTTGGAAATTGTTTCGTATCCATCAAGTTTCTCTGACTATATGTCTTCAATATCAATTGAAATAAAAAAATTATCAAAATATGAAGAAATTGATGATTTGTTAAATTCTTTTATAAATTTTAAATCCTCTTATGAAAATTTTTGCGAACAAGTAGAGGCAAAAATTCAAAAAATGCCAGATTTTACAAACAGACTTATGTATATACAAGATAGACTATCTTCAGCAGAAAAAATTAGAAGAATCTTAAAGCTTCAAGAAATATCGCAAATAGAAGCAGCAAAAAATAATATTGAATCAGAAATAAATAAAATTCTAGACTTAGAAAGAGAAAAGGAACTACTAGAAATCGAATTAGAAAATTCTAAAAAAGAAATATTAAAATTATCAGGTGAGATTAGCAAAAAAAGAGCTGAAAACATAGAAACCTTTTCATACATGGTTGAAAATCAATTAAAAGACTTAGACATTCCTAATGCAAGATTTATGGCAATTTTTAGCGAACCCTTTAGCGAAATTAAGATAGATAACAAGTCCTTTTCAAAATATGGTGCAGAAGAAGTTGAATTCTACTTTAGTGCAAATCCTGAAATGCCTCTAGAAACGCTCAACAAAGTAGCTTCAGGAGGCGAGCTTTCAAGGATCGTAATTGCTCTTGAATTATTGAAAAACGAGAAGGATAAGAATTGTAAAACTTTTATATTTGACGAAATAGATGCTGGTATAGGTGGTTTTGCTGCAGTTAAATTGAGAGAAAAATTAATAGAATTGTCAAAATATAATCAAATATTGATAATTACACACCAAGCAAATATTGCAGCATGCGCAGATTTACATTTTAAAATTATAAAAGACCAAAAAAATAATATTACCCGAGTATTTGTAAAAAAATTGCATAGAGATGAGAGACTTGAAGAACTCTCAAGAATGCTATCAGGTAATGTTAGCGAATATGGACTAAAACACGCAAAGGAGCTTCTAAAATGA
- a CDS encoding polyprenyl synthetase family protein: MIIYSVLSGGKRIRPIFLINVVSESNYDTMLGLKEAILALELMHCASLIHDDLPAIDNDDFRRGKLTLHKKYGEGPAILAGDALQIMPFNILSNIEDTNLAVKLIKILSDKAGVKGMIGGQILDISNIENFEQIYNIMALKTGALFEASLMMGGVVGRLEDKQIKNLEEIGKSIGLLFQILDDEKDKNSGEKANIFRYANQETIDRLKTQLIDSIILSMLENFDTEFFERYKWLLINKLGFNGELFE, encoded by the coding sequence TTGATAATATATAGTGTCTTAAGCGGTGGCAAAAGAATAAGACCTATTTTTCTAATCAACGTTGTATCAGAATCAAATTACGATACAATGCTCGGTCTTAAAGAAGCTATATTAGCGCTAGAATTGATGCATTGTGCTTCCCTTATACATGATGATTTACCTGCTATAGATAATGATGACTTCAGACGAGGCAAATTAACACTACATAAAAAATACGGAGAAGGTCCTGCTATTTTGGCTGGAGATGCACTACAAATAATGCCCTTTAATATACTATCAAATATAGAAGATACTAATTTGGCAGTTAAATTAATTAAAATTTTATCAGACAAAGCAGGAGTTAAAGGTATGATTGGAGGACAAATTTTAGACATATCAAATATAGAAAACTTTGAACAAATTTATAATATAATGGCCTTAAAAACTGGAGCTTTATTCGAAGCAAGTCTTATGATGGGCGGTGTTGTTGGGCGATTAGAAGATAAACAAATAAAAAATCTTGAAGAAATAGGAAAAAGTATTGGGTTACTTTTCCAAATACTAGATGATGAGAAAGATAAGAACAGTGGTGAAAAAGCAAATATATTTAGATATGCCAATCAAGAAACTATAGATAGATTAAAAACTCAGCTTATTGATTCTATAATATTAAGTATGCTAGAAAATTTCGACACTGAGTTTTTTGAAAGGTATAAGTGGCTTTTAATTAACAAATTAGGTTTTAATGGAGAATTATTTGAATGA
- a CDS encoding homoserine dehydrogenase, producing the protein MIRIAILGLGNVGTSVLNIIRNNKDIIYQKIGENFEIVGALVRDKSKHLKKEVYLASSFEEILSLKPDIIVELIGSVHPALEYIIKSLENNIPVVTANKEVLAKYPNEIFALADKKRVPIYFEAAVGGGIPIVRPLKVCLAANRIKEIMGILNGTTNYILTKLDEGFEFESALKQAQEKGYAEANPESDLSGMDALYKIAILSSVSFGILIDINELSSEGISNISLKDVLYARDLGYKIKLIARSCVKDNKYDIRVYPMLLPFSHPLASVSNNMNSILVKGDFVGSVMFYGQGAGGNPTASAVASDIMDISWHIRNSHTHRLSGNIKSKAIILKPNELFSRFYLRTIVKDNPGVLAKIAKVLADHNVSIKSMVQKTSDKGFAELVFILHQCNEQNFYKSIEDLKLVDSVKEIALTLRVYED; encoded by the coding sequence GTGATTAGAATAGCTATTTTAGGATTGGGAAATGTAGGAACGAGTGTTTTAAATATTATTAGAAATAATAAGGATATAATTTATCAAAAAATTGGGGAAAATTTTGAAATAGTAGGTGCTCTTGTCAGGGATAAATCTAAACATTTGAAAAAAGAAGTATATTTAGCATCTTCTTTTGAAGAAATACTTTCTTTAAAGCCAGATATAATAGTTGAATTAATCGGATCTGTACATCCTGCACTCGAATATATCATCAAATCGTTGGAAAATAATATTCCAGTTGTTACGGCAAATAAAGAAGTACTAGCAAAGTATCCAAACGAAATATTTGCTCTTGCAGATAAAAAAAGAGTCCCTATATATTTTGAAGCTGCTGTTGGTGGTGGAATTCCAATTGTTAGGCCACTAAAGGTATGTTTGGCTGCAAACAGAATAAAAGAAATTATGGGTATCTTAAATGGTACTACTAATTATATATTAACAAAATTAGATGAAGGTTTTGAGTTTGAAAGTGCTTTAAAACAGGCTCAAGAAAAGGGTTATGCTGAAGCTAACCCGGAATCTGATCTTTCTGGAATGGATGCGCTTTATAAAATTGCCATCTTGTCGTCTGTATCTTTTGGTATACTTATAGATATAAATGAGCTTTCTTCAGAGGGTATAAGCAATATTAGTCTTAAAGACGTTTTATATGCAAGAGATCTGGGATATAAAATTAAGCTTATTGCAAGGTCATGTGTTAAAGATAATAAATATGATATAAGAGTATATCCAATGTTACTTCCTTTTTCACATCCCTTAGCTTCTGTTAGTAATAATATGAATTCTATATTAGTAAAGGGTGATTTCGTAGGATCGGTAATGTTTTATGGCCAAGGGGCAGGTGGAAATCCTACAGCTTCAGCTGTTGCAAGTGATATCATGGATATTAGCTGGCATATAAGAAATTCTCATACACATAGGCTTTCTGGTAATATAAAGTCAAAAGCTATAATATTGAAACCAAATGAACTATTTTCTAGATTTTATTTGAGAACCATTGTTAAAGATAATCCTGGAGTTCTTGCGAAGATTGCTAAAGTTCTAGCAGATCATAATGTAAGTATAAAGAGTATGGTTCAAAAAACAAGCGATAAAGGTTTTGCCGAATTAGTATTCATTTTGCATCAGTGTAACGAACAAAATTTTTATAAGTCTATAGAAGATCTAAAATTAGTTGATAGTGTAAAAGAGATAGCCTTGACACTTAGAGTTTATGAAGATTGA
- a CDS encoding NAD(+)/NADH kinase, whose protein sequence is MANYNFLIKINPKKQYNLDFLYQLSKKYSFFSIDKETNLITNFPIKKEADAIITFGGDGTLLRLIHEINLEKQIPIYVLDLGRLGFLSTGSVNELEEFLKNFPSVYSERINLLEIMTLDKIRYALNEIIFSRSDPLMVPWLIKIDGITFKIFSDGIIVSTSIGSTAYSYSAGGPIVEHFFDCMIITPISPRDPRCRSMVIEKKPVEIEFDPRYDTLYYSVDGQCITPLKGIEKSIITPSSKYITLLFNKKPSFFKKLKEKLTWGA, encoded by the coding sequence TTGGCAAATTATAATTTTTTAATTAAAATTAACCCCAAAAAACAATATAACTTAGATTTCTTATATCAATTAAGTAAAAAATATAGTTTCTTTTCTATTGATAAAGAAACAAATTTAATTACAAACTTTCCGATTAAAAAAGAGGCTGATGCAATAATCACTTTTGGTGGTGATGGAACACTTTTAAGGTTAATTCATGAAATTAACCTTGAAAAACAAATACCAATATACGTTCTAGATCTTGGGAGGCTTGGTTTCTTATCTACTGGTTCTGTTAACGAGTTAGAAGAGTTTCTCAAAAATTTTCCCTCTGTATACTCAGAAAGGATAAATCTTTTAGAGATAATGACTTTAGATAAAATCAGATACGCACTTAATGAAATAATTTTTTCAAGATCTGATCCCTTAATGGTTCCATGGCTAATTAAAATTGACGGCATAACCTTTAAGATTTTTTCAGATGGGATTATAGTTTCAACCTCGATTGGGTCTACTGCTTATTCTTATTCAGCAGGAGGCCCAATAGTAGAACATTTTTTTGATTGCATGATCATCACGCCAATTTCCCCTAGAGATCCTCGCTGCAGGTCTATGGTTATTGAAAAAAAACCTGTAGAAATAGAATTTGACCCAAGATATGATACTCTTTACTATAGTGTAGATGGACAATGTATAACGCCCTTAAAGGGCATAGAAAAATCTATAATAACGCCCTCTTCAAAATATATCACCCTTTTATTTAATAAAAAACCATCCTTTTTCAAAAAACTTAAAGAAAAGCTTACATGGGGTGCATGA
- a CDS encoding divergent PAP2 family protein has translation MENYLNEFLANKLIWIPFTASIIAQILKMFYYWRKNHKINLRHLTEAGGMPSSHSALVSSLATVIGIKEGLDSSLFAVTIIFAFIVMYDAAGVRQAAGKQAKVLNKIINELSHKYYFREEHLRELIGHTPVEVIAGCFLGILVSLILMKY, from the coding sequence ATGGAGAATTATTTGAATGAATTTCTGGCAAATAAATTAATATGGATACCCTTTACAGCAAGTATTATCGCTCAGATTTTAAAGATGTTTTACTATTGGAGGAAAAATCATAAAATCAATTTGAGGCACCTCACTGAAGCAGGAGGTATGCCATCTTCTCACAGTGCACTTGTTAGTTCTTTGGCTACTGTAATAGGAATCAAAGAAGGCTTAGATAGTTCATTATTTGCAGTTACAATAATTTTTGCCTTTATCGTAATGTACGATGCTGCTGGCGTAAGACAAGCAGCTGGTAAACAAGCGAAAGTCTTAAATAAAATAATAAATGAACTTAGTCACAAATATTACTTTAGAGAAGAACACCTTAGAGAACTTATTGGACACACCCCTGTTGAAGTAATTGCCGGTTGTTTTTTAGGGATACTTGTTAGTTTGATACTTATGAAATACTAG
- the dxs gene encoding 1-deoxy-D-xylulose-5-phosphate synthase, producing MEILNNLKDPKDVSKLSIDEKLKLAKEIRKTIIKTVSKNGGHLSSNLGVVELTIALLSKLDLSKDFVIFDVGHQIYPYKLLTNRFDKFATLRQYNGISGFPKREESPYDFFGTGHAGTSISAALGACIGKELLNKEGKVVAIIGDGAMTCGMALEAFNYLGHTKSDLTVILNHNEMSISPNVGALARTLLELRTHPFYKNFKSTIETLSNRLPNGKTFLDFALRFRDAFKEVLIGKCFFEELGINYYGPIDGHNLKLLEYTIERTLNHPGPKVLHVVTKKGYGYKMSEENPTFYHSAPKFEISTGKPIHKDISFTKIFSEEIVEIARNDKNVVAITAAMPDGTGLTKFAKEFPDRFFDVGIAEQHAVTFAAGLSTQGLKPVVAIYSTFLQRAYDQVIHDVALQNLPVIFVLDRSGLCGPDGPTHHGAFDVSFLMPIPNLHIFVPSDEIDLKNMLRHSINLNKPVIIRYPKGKILSKRSNASTDFDEPELLNKGSKIAILSIGPISWRCLDMLEKNNLTKEVSIFAFKKIKPWSEKTEKIFREILETHQKIITVEENSTIGGFGSYCLFIASKFGLADKFLDILGFPDYFMPHGDNESILKQIGLDEESILKSINNFLNLQITSKKLENIAKKS from the coding sequence ATGGAAATTTTGAATAATCTAAAAGATCCAAAAGATGTTTCAAAATTAAGCATAGACGAAAAGTTAAAATTAGCAAAAGAAATAAGAAAAACGATCATCAAAACTGTTAGTAAGAATGGTGGACACTTATCTTCAAATTTAGGAGTTGTTGAATTAACAATAGCACTTCTGTCCAAATTGGATTTATCAAAAGACTTTGTTATATTTGACGTTGGGCACCAGATATATCCCTACAAACTATTGACAAACAGATTTGATAAATTTGCAACATTGAGACAATACAATGGTATAAGCGGTTTTCCTAAAAGAGAAGAAAGCCCTTATGACTTTTTTGGAACTGGACATGCTGGTACTTCAATATCTGCTGCGCTTGGCGCTTGTATTGGAAAAGAACTGTTAAACAAAGAGGGTAAAGTGGTAGCTATAATTGGCGACGGCGCTATGACTTGTGGAATGGCTCTTGAAGCCTTTAATTATCTTGGACATACAAAATCCGACCTGACAGTGATACTAAATCACAACGAAATGTCTATCTCACCAAATGTAGGAGCACTAGCAAGAACGCTATTAGAACTTAGAACCCATCCATTTTATAAAAATTTCAAATCAACAATAGAAACTCTTAGCAATAGATTACCAAATGGAAAAACATTTTTAGACTTCGCACTAAGATTTAGAGATGCTTTTAAAGAAGTTCTTATTGGAAAGTGTTTCTTTGAGGAACTGGGTATAAATTATTATGGTCCGATAGATGGTCATAATCTAAAACTTCTAGAATATACAATAGAAAGAACTCTTAATCATCCAGGTCCGAAAGTACTGCATGTAGTAACTAAAAAGGGTTACGGATACAAGATGTCTGAAGAGAACCCTACTTTTTATCATAGTGCACCTAAATTTGAAATCTCAACTGGAAAACCCATTCATAAGGATATATCTTTTACAAAAATATTTTCCGAAGAAATTGTAGAAATTGCCAGAAATGATAAAAACGTTGTTGCTATAACAGCTGCAATGCCAGATGGTACTGGTCTTACAAAATTCGCAAAAGAATTTCCTGATAGATTTTTTGATGTTGGAATTGCAGAACAACATGCAGTAACTTTTGCTGCAGGTTTGTCAACTCAAGGATTAAAACCTGTTGTTGCAATTTATTCTACTTTTTTACAAAGGGCCTACGATCAAGTAATTCATGACGTAGCTTTACAAAATTTACCAGTAATATTTGTATTAGATAGATCTGGGTTGTGTGGACCTGATGGACCAACTCATCATGGTGCATTTGATGTTTCTTTCTTGATGCCAATACCAAACTTACATATTTTTGTTCCTTCCGATGAAATTGACCTAAAAAATATGTTAAGGCACTCTATAAATCTTAATAAACCAGTAATAATTAGATATCCAAAAGGTAAAATCTTATCAAAAAGAAGCAACGCATCGACAGATTTTGATGAACCAGAACTACTCAATAAAGGAAGCAAAATTGCTATATTATCAATAGGACCTATCTCTTGGAGATGTCTTGATATGTTAGAAAAGAACAATCTTACAAAAGAAGTAAGCATATTTGCATTCAAAAAAATAAAACCATGGAGTGAAAAAACTGAAAAAATTTTTAGAGAAATTTTAGAAACGCATCAAAAGATTATTACTGTTGAAGAAAATTCTACTATAGGCGGATTTGGTTCATATTGTCTGTTTATAGCATCAAAATTTGGACTAGCAGATAAATTCTTAGATATTTTAGGTTTCCCCGATTATTTTATGCCACATGGAGATAATGAATCAATATTAAAACAAATTGGCCTTGATGAAGAAAGTATCTTAAAATCTATAAATAATTTTCTAAATTTACAAATAACAAGTAAGAAATTAGAAAATATAGCAAAAAAATCTTAA